Proteins from a single region of Desulfovermiculus halophilus DSM 18834:
- a CDS encoding helix-turn-helix domain containing protein, whose amino-acid sequence MGNKQFSQAQKLTILKHAKQIGPKEAAKVAGVHYTTVYEWKRQLKELGEEAFLEHQPRRSGRGEKEITPEQESAILQVWNDNPAFGPG is encoded by the coding sequence ATGGGCAACAAGCAATTTAGTCAAGCACAAAAACTTACTATCCTGAAACACGCCAAACAGATCGGACCCAAGGAAGCAGCCAAGGTAGCTGGGGTCCACTACACCACGGTCTATGAGTGGAAAAGACAGCTCAAGGAGCTTGGTGAAGAAGCGTTTCTCGAGCATCAGCCCCGTCGGTCAGGCCGAGGGGAAAAGGAAATAACCCCTGAGCAGGAATCAGCCATCCTGCAGGTATGGAATGACAACCCTGCATTTGGCCCCGGAC